In the genome of Pseudoglutamicibacter cumminsii, one region contains:
- the rplJ gene encoding 50S ribosomal protein L10: protein MAKNVKEIAVKEITKDFEESPAAVLTEYRGLTVEQLKELRRSMGPDTKYAVVKNTLTEIAAKNAGVDAFEGLLNGPTAIAFIRGDAVAAAKSLTDFAKDHEKLIIKGGYYEGQKMDAEQIKDLAALESVEHQLARVAGVLKAPASAAARIIDALRLKREEAGETAEAPAAE, encoded by the coding sequence ATGGCTAAGAACGTCAAGGAGATCGCCGTAAAGGAGATCACCAAGGACTTTGAAGAGTCCCCGGCTGCAGTCCTGACCGAATACCGTGGGCTCACCGTGGAACAGCTCAAGGAGCTTCGCCGCTCCATGGGCCCAGACACCAAGTACGCAGTTGTCAAGAACACCTTGACTGAAATCGCTGCTAAGAACGCTGGTGTTGACGCATTCGAGGGCTTGCTGAACGGCCCAACTGCTATCGCGTTCATCCGCGGTGACGCAGTTGCTGCTGCTAAGAGCCTGACCGATTTCGCCAAGGACCACGAGAAGCTCATCATCAAGGGCGGCTACTACGAGGGCCAGAAGATGGACGCTGAGCAGATCAAGGATCTTGCTGCTCTCGAGTCCGTCGAGCACCAGCTGGCTCGCGTTGCTGGTGTCCTCAAGGCACCTGCGTCCGCCGCCGCACGCATCATCGATGCGCTGCGTCTCAA
- the rplA gene encoding 50S ribosomal protein L1 encodes MAKRSKAYLEAAAKIEDGKLYQPNEALALIKETTSASKGNATVEAVFRLSVDPRKADQMVRGTVNLPHGTGKTARVVVFAAGPNADAAREAGADFVGSDDLMEKIQGGWTDFDAAVATPDMMGKVGRLGKILGPRNLMPNPKTGTVTMDVAKAVGDIKGGKIDFRVDKHSNLHFIVGKASFDQNALEENFKAAVEEINRLKPSASKGRYIKKATLATTFGPGVPLDPASVTVRG; translated from the coding sequence ATGGCAAAGCGCAGCAAAGCATATTTGGAAGCAGCCGCCAAGATTGAGGACGGCAAGCTGTACCAGCCGAACGAGGCTCTGGCTCTGATCAAGGAGACCACGAGCGCTTCGAAGGGCAACGCAACTGTTGAGGCTGTTTTCCGCCTCTCGGTCGACCCACGTAAGGCTGACCAGATGGTTCGCGGTACCGTGAACCTCCCACACGGCACCGGTAAGACCGCTCGCGTTGTGGTCTTCGCAGCTGGCCCGAACGCTGACGCAGCTCGTGAAGCTGGCGCAGACTTCGTTGGCTCGGATGACCTCATGGAGAAGATCCAGGGTGGCTGGACCGACTTCGACGCAGCCGTAGCTACCCCAGACATGATGGGTAAGGTTGGCCGCCTCGGTAAGATCCTCGGTCCACGTAACCTCATGCCGAACCCTAAGACCGGCACCGTGACCATGGACGTCGCGAAGGCTGTTGGCGACATCAAGGGCGGTAAGATCGACTTCCGCGTTGATAAGCACTCCAACCTCCACTTCATCGTTGGTAAGGCTTCCTTCGACCAGAACGCTCTGGAAGAGAACTTCAAGGCCGCTGTTGAGGAAATCAACCGCCTGAAGCCATCCGCTTCCAAGGGCCGTTACATCAAGAAGGCAACCCTCGCTACGACGTTCGGCCCTGGAGTTCCACTGGACCCAGCATCCGTTACCGTTCGCGGCTAA
- the rplK gene encoding 50S ribosomal protein L11, with translation MAPKKKVTGLIKLQIQAGQANPAPPIGPALAQHRVNIMEFCKAYNAETESQRGNVIPVEITVFEDGSFTFITKTPPASQLIKKAAGVAKGSGVPHTDKVGKLTKDQVKEIAEYKMKDLNANDVEAASKIIAGTARSMGIEVEK, from the coding sequence ATGGCTCCGAAGAAAAAGGTCACTGGCCTGATCAAACTCCAGATTCAGGCAGGTCAGGCAAACCCGGCACCACCAATCGGTCCGGCGCTTGCACAGCACCGCGTCAACATCATGGAGTTCTGCAAGGCTTACAACGCTGAGACCGAGTCTCAGCGCGGTAACGTCATCCCGGTAGAGATCACGGTTTTCGAAGATGGCTCGTTCACCTTCATCACCAAGACTCCACCAGCTTCCCAGCTCATCAAGAAGGCTGCTGGCGTAGCTAAGGGTTCCGGCGTTCCACACACCGACAAGGTGGGTAAGCTCACCAAGGATCAGGTCAAGGAAATCGCTGAATACAAGATGAAGGACCTCAACGCTAACGACGTTGAAGCTGCGTCCAAGATCATCGCTGGCACCGCTCGCTCGATGGGTATCGAGGTCGAGAAGTAA
- the nusG gene encoding transcription termination/antitermination protein NusG → MSEQELEANESEPRTEVDSNVDAAVDAAQDADNNAVAESDELEELRRKFRSKLRRQPGQWYVIHSYAGYENRVKLNLETRIQTLNMEDFIYEIQVPMEEAVVVKNTVSKKVRRVRIPGYVLVRMELTDESWGTVRHTPGVTGFVGNAYDPMPLSLDEVYSMLEHTIEVEAEAEETGKEAKVPVTEVKADFEVGEAVIVNDGPFESLPATISEVKLETRQLVVLVSIFERETPVTLQFNQVTKVN, encoded by the coding sequence GTGTCCGAGCAGGAACTGGAAGCTAACGAGTCGGAACCGCGTACCGAGGTTGACTCGAACGTTGACGCCGCCGTCGACGCTGCCCAGGATGCGGACAACAACGCGGTAGCAGAAAGCGATGAGCTTGAAGAACTGCGCCGCAAGTTCCGTTCCAAGCTGCGTCGCCAGCCTGGTCAGTGGTACGTGATTCACTCGTACGCTGGCTACGAGAACCGCGTGAAGCTCAACCTGGAAACCCGTATTCAGACGCTGAATATGGAGGACTTCATCTACGAAATCCAGGTTCCAATGGAAGAAGCTGTGGTCGTCAAGAACACGGTTTCCAAGAAGGTGCGCCGCGTTCGCATCCCTGGCTACGTCCTGGTCCGCATGGAACTTACTGATGAATCGTGGGGCACGGTTCGCCACACCCCTGGCGTCACCGGCTTTGTTGGCAACGCCTACGACCCTATGCCGTTGAGCCTCGACGAGGTGTACTCGATGCTCGAGCACACGATCGAGGTTGAAGCAGAAGCCGAAGAGACCGGCAAGGAAGCAAAGGTTCCTGTCACCGAGGTCAAGGCAGACTTCGAGGTCGGCGAGGCCGTCATCGTCAACGACGGTCCGTTCGAGTCGCTTCCGGCAACCATTTCTGAGGTCAAGCTCGAAACTCGCCAGCTCGTGGTTTTGGTTTCGATCTTCGAACGTGAAACCCCAGTCACGTTGCAGTTCAACCAGGTAACCAAGGTCAACTAG